One window from the genome of Camelus bactrianus isolate YW-2024 breed Bactrian camel chromosome 4, ASM4877302v1, whole genome shotgun sequence encodes:
- the CIMIP2B gene encoding ciliary microtubule inner protein 2B isoform X2, with protein MAMASTFIPGLNPQNPHYIPGYTGHCPLLRFSMGQTYGQMTGQLLRGSPGLAWPPAHRTLLPPIRPPRSPEVPRRSLPVRRGHERLSSSMVPGYTGFVPQAQFIFAKNCSQVWAEALNDFAQWYAGKGNQELPKETKGEKDVEKDQEPNSEPELEAKDPEPGQEVEQASPYSMDDRDPRKFFMSGFTGYVPRARFLFGSSFPVLSNQALQEFEQMKSPGRSQKDPKHLPPLSRTYSQNLGLLPKYGGYVPGYKFQFGRTYGHLTHDALGLSTLQKQLLT; from the exons ATGGCTATGGCCAGCACCTTCATACCGGGGCTGAACCCTCAGAACCCTCATTATATCCCAGG GTACACGGGACACTGCCCACTActtcggttcagcatgggccagACCTATGGGCAGATGACTGGTCAACTACTTCGAGGCTCTCCTGGCCTAGCCTGGCCCCCTGCCCACCGCACACTTCTGCCTCCTATTCGGCCTCCAAGATCTCCCGAGGTTCCCAGGAGAAGCCTGCCTGTCAGGCGTGGGCATGAAAGGCTCAGCTCCAGCATGGTCCCTGGGTACACAG GTTTTGTACCCCAGGCACAGTTCATCTTTGCCAAGAACTGCAGCCAGGTTTGGGCTGAAGCTCTGAACGATTTTGCTCAGTGGTATGCAGGAAAAGGGAATCAGGAGCTGCCAAAGGAAACCAAGGGAgaaaaagatgtggagaaagaCCAAGAGCCAAATTCGGAGCCAGAGCTGGAGGCAAAGGACCCAGAACCAGGGCAGGAGGTGGAACAA GCTTCCCCTTATTCCATGGATGACAGAGATCCTCGCAAGTTCTTCATGTCAG gcttcaCTGGTTATGTGCCCCGTGCTCGCTTCCTCTTCGGCTCCAGCTTTCCTGTGCTTAGCAACCAGGCactgcaggaatttgaacagATGAAGTCACCGGGCAGATCCCAGAAGGATCCTAAACATCTCCCACCACTTTCCAGGACCTACTCTCAGAATCTGGGTCTTTTACCTAAATATGGAGGCTACGTGCCAG GATATAAGTTCCAGTTCGGCCGCACATATGGGCATCTCACCCATGATGCTCTGGGTCTCAGCACCCTCCAGAAGCAGCTCCTGACATAG
- the CIMIP2B gene encoding ciliary microtubule inner protein 2B isoform X1, which produces MAMASTFIPGLNPQNPHYIPGYTGHCPLLRFSMGQTYGQMTGQLLRGSPGLAWPPAHRTLLPPIRPPRSPEVPRRSLPVRRGHERLSSSMVPGYTGFVPQAQFIFAKNCSQVWAEALNDFAQWYAGKGNQELPKETKGEKDVEKDQEPNSEPELEAKDPEPGQEVEQASPYSMDDRDPRKFFMSGFTGYVPRARFLFGSSFPVLSNQALQEFEQMKSPGRSQKDPKHLPPLSRTYSQNLGLLPKYGGYVPDSPDHTGYKFQFGRTYGHLTHDALGLSTLQKQLLT; this is translated from the exons ATGGCTATGGCCAGCACCTTCATACCGGGGCTGAACCCTCAGAACCCTCATTATATCCCAGG GTACACGGGACACTGCCCACTActtcggttcagcatgggccagACCTATGGGCAGATGACTGGTCAACTACTTCGAGGCTCTCCTGGCCTAGCCTGGCCCCCTGCCCACCGCACACTTCTGCCTCCTATTCGGCCTCCAAGATCTCCCGAGGTTCCCAGGAGAAGCCTGCCTGTCAGGCGTGGGCATGAAAGGCTCAGCTCCAGCATGGTCCCTGGGTACACAG GTTTTGTACCCCAGGCACAGTTCATCTTTGCCAAGAACTGCAGCCAGGTTTGGGCTGAAGCTCTGAACGATTTTGCTCAGTGGTATGCAGGAAAAGGGAATCAGGAGCTGCCAAAGGAAACCAAGGGAgaaaaagatgtggagaaagaCCAAGAGCCAAATTCGGAGCCAGAGCTGGAGGCAAAGGACCCAGAACCAGGGCAGGAGGTGGAACAA GCTTCCCCTTATTCCATGGATGACAGAGATCCTCGCAAGTTCTTCATGTCAG gcttcaCTGGTTATGTGCCCCGTGCTCGCTTCCTCTTCGGCTCCAGCTTTCCTGTGCTTAGCAACCAGGCactgcaggaatttgaacagATGAAGTCACCGGGCAGATCCCAGAAGGATCCTAAACATCTCCCACCACTTTCCAGGACCTACTCTCAGAATCTGGGTCTTTTACCTAAATATGGAGGCTACGTGCCAG ACTCTCCTGACCACACAGGATATAAGTTCCAGTTCGGCCGCACATATGGGCATCTCACCCATGATGCTCTGGGTCTCAGCACCCTCCAGAAGCAGCTCCTGACATAG
- the TESK1 gene encoding dual specificity testis-specific protein kinase 1 isoform X3 — MAGERPPLRGPGPGPGDAPGEGPPGPGGAGGGPGRGRPSSYRALRSAVSSLARVDDFHCAEKIGAGFFSEVYKVRHRQSGQVMVLKMNRLPSNRGNTLREVQLMNRLRHPNILRFMGVCVHQGQLHALTEYMNGGTLEQLLSSPEPLSWPVRLHLALDIARGLRYLHAKGVFHRDLTSKNCLIRREDQGFTAVVGDFGLAEKIPVYREGARKEPLAVVGSPYWMAPEVLRGELYDEKADVFAFGIVLCELIARVPADPDYLPRTEDFGLDVPAFRTLVGDDCPLPFLLLAIHCCSMEPSTRAPFTEITQHLEWILEQLPEPAPVPRASLLHSQATLGDHSRDSGPAWDTCPPLPLAPILP, encoded by the exons ATGGCCGGGGAACGGCCCCCACTGCGGGGCCCTGGGCCCGGGCCCGGAGATGCGCCGGGGGAGGGGCCCCCGGGGCCGGGGGGCGCGGGCGGAGGCCCGGGCCGGGGCCGCCCCTCCTCCTACCGGGCTCTCCGCAGCGCCGTGTCCAGTCTGGCACGCGTGGACGATTTCCACTGCGCCGAGAAGATCGGGGCTGGCTTCTTCTCTGAGGTCTACAAG GTTCGGCACCGACAGTCAGGGCAAGTCATGGTGCTGAAAATGAACAGGCTCCCCAGTAACCGAGGAAACACGCTACGGGAGGTGCAGCTGATGAACCGTCTCCGGCACCCCAACATCCTAAG GTTCATGGGGGTCTGTGTGCACCAGGGGCAACTGCACGCTCTTACAGAG TATATGAATGGGGGGACCCTGGAACAGCTGCTCAGCTCCCCAGAACCCCTATCCTGGCCTGTCAGGCTCCACCTGGCTTTGGACATCGCCCGTGGCCTGCGGTACCTGCATGCCAAAGGTGTATTCCACCGAGACCTCACATCCAAG AACTGTCTGATCCGACGGGAAGACCAAGGCTTCACAGCTGTTGTGGGTGACTTCGGGCTGGCCGAAAAGATTCCTGTGTATAG GGAAGGGGCAAGGAAGGAGCCATTGGCTGTGGTGGGTTCCCCATACTGGATGGCTCCAGAGGTGTTGCGGGGTGAGCTGTATGATGAGAAG GCCGATGTCTTTGCCTTTGGGATTGTCCTCTGTGAGCTCATCGCGAGAGTACCTGCGGACCCAGACTACCTACCCCGAACTGAG gACTTTGGCCTGGATGTGCCTGCTTTCCGGACCCTGGTAGGGGATGACTGCCCACTGCCTTTCCTGCTCCTGGCCATCCATTGCTGCAGT ATGGAACCCAGCACACGTGCTCCCTTTACTGAAATCACCCAGCACCTGGAATGGATCCTGGAGCAGCTGCCTGAGCCAGCCCCCGTCCCCAGGGCTTCCCTGCTACACAGTCAGG CTACCCTTGGTGACCACTCCAGAGACTCTGGTCCAGCCTGGGAcacctgcccgccgctgccgctCGCTCCCATCCTCCCCTGA
- the TESK1 gene encoding dual specificity testis-specific protein kinase 1 isoform X1 — MAGERPPLRGPGPGPGDAPGEGPPGPGGAGGGPGRGRPSSYRALRSAVSSLARVDDFHCAEKIGAGFFSEVYKVRHRQSGQVMVLKMNRLPSNRGNTLREVQLMNRLRHPNILRFMGVCVHQGQLHALTEYMNGGTLEQLLSSPEPLSWPVRLHLALDIARGLRYLHAKGVFHRDLTSKNCLIRREDQGFTAVVGDFGLAEKIPVYREGARKEPLAVVGSPYWMAPEVLRGELYDEKADVFAFGIVLCELIARVPADPDYLPRTEDFGLDVPAFRTLVGDDCPLPFLLLAIHCCSMEPSTRAPFTEITQHLEWILEQLPEPAPVPRASLLHSQGSVPRGGPSATLPRPDPRLSRSRSDLFLPPSPESPPNWGDNLTRVNPFSLREDLRGGKIKLLDTPSKPVAPLPLVPPSPLPSTQLPLVTTPETLVQPGTPARRCRSLPSSPELPRRMETALPGPGPPAVGPSAEERMECEGSSPEPEPPGPAPQLPLAVATDNFISTCSSASQPWSPRSGPPLNNNPPAVVVNSPQGWAGEPWNRAQHSLPRAAALERTEPSPPPSATRESEEGLPCPGCCLGPFSFGFLSMCPRPAPAVARYRNLNCEAGSLLCHRGHHAKPPTPSLQLPGARS, encoded by the exons ATGGCCGGGGAACGGCCCCCACTGCGGGGCCCTGGGCCCGGGCCCGGAGATGCGCCGGGGGAGGGGCCCCCGGGGCCGGGGGGCGCGGGCGGAGGCCCGGGCCGGGGCCGCCCCTCCTCCTACCGGGCTCTCCGCAGCGCCGTGTCCAGTCTGGCACGCGTGGACGATTTCCACTGCGCCGAGAAGATCGGGGCTGGCTTCTTCTCTGAGGTCTACAAG GTTCGGCACCGACAGTCAGGGCAAGTCATGGTGCTGAAAATGAACAGGCTCCCCAGTAACCGAGGAAACACGCTACGGGAGGTGCAGCTGATGAACCGTCTCCGGCACCCCAACATCCTAAG GTTCATGGGGGTCTGTGTGCACCAGGGGCAACTGCACGCTCTTACAGAG TATATGAATGGGGGGACCCTGGAACAGCTGCTCAGCTCCCCAGAACCCCTATCCTGGCCTGTCAGGCTCCACCTGGCTTTGGACATCGCCCGTGGCCTGCGGTACCTGCATGCCAAAGGTGTATTCCACCGAGACCTCACATCCAAG AACTGTCTGATCCGACGGGAAGACCAAGGCTTCACAGCTGTTGTGGGTGACTTCGGGCTGGCCGAAAAGATTCCTGTGTATAG GGAAGGGGCAAGGAAGGAGCCATTGGCTGTGGTGGGTTCCCCATACTGGATGGCTCCAGAGGTGTTGCGGGGTGAGCTGTATGATGAGAAG GCCGATGTCTTTGCCTTTGGGATTGTCCTCTGTGAGCTCATCGCGAGAGTACCTGCGGACCCAGACTACCTACCCCGAACTGAG gACTTTGGCCTGGATGTGCCTGCTTTCCGGACCCTGGTAGGGGATGACTGCCCACTGCCTTTCCTGCTCCTGGCCATCCATTGCTGCAGT ATGGAACCCAGCACACGTGCTCCCTTTACTGAAATCACCCAGCACCTGGAATGGATCCTGGAGCAGCTGCCTGAGCCAGCCCCCGTCCCCAGGGCTTCCCTGCTACACAGTCAGG GGTCTGTTCCAAGAGGGGGTCCCTCTGCCACACTTCCCAGGCCAGACCCCCGGCTCTCCCGAAGCCGGTCAGACCTCTTCCTGCCCCCATCGCCAGAATCACCCCCCAACTGGGGGGACAATCTGACTCGAGTCAACCCCTTCTCACTACGAGAAGACCTCAGGGGTGGCAAGATCAAGCTCCTGGACACACCCAGCAAGCCAGTCGCCCCTCTGCCCCTtgtaccaccatcaccactgccCTCTACCCAGCTACCCTTGGTGACCACTCCAGAGACTCTGGTCCAGCCTGGGAcacctgcccgccgctgccgctCGCTCCCATCCTCCCCTGAACTCCCCCGGCGAATGGAGACGGCACTGCCAGGTCCCGGCCCTCCTGCTGTGGGCCCCTCTGCGGAAGAGAGAATGGAGTGTGAGGGCAGTAGCCCTGAGCCAGAACCCCCTGGACCAGCTCCCCAGCTGCCCCTAGCCGTGGCCACAGACAACTTCATCAGCACTTGTTCCTCAGCCTCCCAGCCCTGGTCCCCTAGATCAGGGCCTCCCCTTAACAACAACCCCCCGGCTGTGGTGGTGAACTCTCCACAAGGCTGGGCCGGGGAGCCCTGGAACCGGGCCCAGCACAGCCTGCCCCGGGCAGCAGCTCTGGAGCGGACAGAACCCTCGCCGCCCCCTTCAGCAACCCGGGAGTCCGAGGAGGGACTTCCCTGCCCCGGCTGCTGCCTTGGCCCCTTCAGCTTTGGCTTCCTGTCCATGTGCCCCCGCCCCGCACCGGCTGTTGCCCGCTACCGCAACCTGAACTGTGAGGCGGGCAGTCTCCTCTGCCACCGAGGGCACCATGCCAAGCCACCCACACCCAGCCTGCAGCTGCCTGGGGCACGCTCTTAG
- the TESK1 gene encoding dual specificity testis-specific protein kinase 1 isoform X2, with protein sequence MRRGRGPRGRGARAEARAGAAPPPTGLSAAPCPVWHAWTISTAPRRSGLASSLRSTSSCHPQVRHRQSGQVMVLKMNRLPSNRGNTLREVQLMNRLRHPNILRFMGVCVHQGQLHALTEYMNGGTLEQLLSSPEPLSWPVRLHLALDIARGLRYLHAKGVFHRDLTSKNCLIRREDQGFTAVVGDFGLAEKIPVYREGARKEPLAVVGSPYWMAPEVLRGELYDEKADVFAFGIVLCELIARVPADPDYLPRTEDFGLDVPAFRTLVGDDCPLPFLLLAIHCCSMEPSTRAPFTEITQHLEWILEQLPEPAPVPRASLLHSQGSVPRGGPSATLPRPDPRLSRSRSDLFLPPSPESPPNWGDNLTRVNPFSLREDLRGGKIKLLDTPSKPVAPLPLVPPSPLPSTQLPLVTTPETLVQPGTPARRCRSLPSSPELPRRMETALPGPGPPAVGPSAEERMECEGSSPEPEPPGPAPQLPLAVATDNFISTCSSASQPWSPRSGPPLNNNPPAVVVNSPQGWAGEPWNRAQHSLPRAAALERTEPSPPPSATRESEEGLPCPGCCLGPFSFGFLSMCPRPAPAVARYRNLNCEAGSLLCHRGHHAKPPTPSLQLPGARS encoded by the exons ATGCGCCGGGGGAGGGGCCCCCGGGGCCGGGGGGCGCGGGCGGAGGCCCGGGCCGGGGCCGCCCCTCCTCCTACCGGGCTCTCCGCAGCGCCGTGTCCAGTCTGGCACGCGTGGACGATTTCCACTGCGCCGAGAAGATCGGGGCTGGCTTCTTCTCTGAGGTCTACAAG CTCCTGCCACCCCCAGGTTCGGCACCGACAGTCAGGGCAAGTCATGGTGCTGAAAATGAACAGGCTCCCCAGTAACCGAGGAAACACGCTACGGGAGGTGCAGCTGATGAACCGTCTCCGGCACCCCAACATCCTAAG GTTCATGGGGGTCTGTGTGCACCAGGGGCAACTGCACGCTCTTACAGAG TATATGAATGGGGGGACCCTGGAACAGCTGCTCAGCTCCCCAGAACCCCTATCCTGGCCTGTCAGGCTCCACCTGGCTTTGGACATCGCCCGTGGCCTGCGGTACCTGCATGCCAAAGGTGTATTCCACCGAGACCTCACATCCAAG AACTGTCTGATCCGACGGGAAGACCAAGGCTTCACAGCTGTTGTGGGTGACTTCGGGCTGGCCGAAAAGATTCCTGTGTATAG GGAAGGGGCAAGGAAGGAGCCATTGGCTGTGGTGGGTTCCCCATACTGGATGGCTCCAGAGGTGTTGCGGGGTGAGCTGTATGATGAGAAG GCCGATGTCTTTGCCTTTGGGATTGTCCTCTGTGAGCTCATCGCGAGAGTACCTGCGGACCCAGACTACCTACCCCGAACTGAG gACTTTGGCCTGGATGTGCCTGCTTTCCGGACCCTGGTAGGGGATGACTGCCCACTGCCTTTCCTGCTCCTGGCCATCCATTGCTGCAGT ATGGAACCCAGCACACGTGCTCCCTTTACTGAAATCACCCAGCACCTGGAATGGATCCTGGAGCAGCTGCCTGAGCCAGCCCCCGTCCCCAGGGCTTCCCTGCTACACAGTCAGG GGTCTGTTCCAAGAGGGGGTCCCTCTGCCACACTTCCCAGGCCAGACCCCCGGCTCTCCCGAAGCCGGTCAGACCTCTTCCTGCCCCCATCGCCAGAATCACCCCCCAACTGGGGGGACAATCTGACTCGAGTCAACCCCTTCTCACTACGAGAAGACCTCAGGGGTGGCAAGATCAAGCTCCTGGACACACCCAGCAAGCCAGTCGCCCCTCTGCCCCTtgtaccaccatcaccactgccCTCTACCCAGCTACCCTTGGTGACCACTCCAGAGACTCTGGTCCAGCCTGGGAcacctgcccgccgctgccgctCGCTCCCATCCTCCCCTGAACTCCCCCGGCGAATGGAGACGGCACTGCCAGGTCCCGGCCCTCCTGCTGTGGGCCCCTCTGCGGAAGAGAGAATGGAGTGTGAGGGCAGTAGCCCTGAGCCAGAACCCCCTGGACCAGCTCCCCAGCTGCCCCTAGCCGTGGCCACAGACAACTTCATCAGCACTTGTTCCTCAGCCTCCCAGCCCTGGTCCCCTAGATCAGGGCCTCCCCTTAACAACAACCCCCCGGCTGTGGTGGTGAACTCTCCACAAGGCTGGGCCGGGGAGCCCTGGAACCGGGCCCAGCACAGCCTGCCCCGGGCAGCAGCTCTGGAGCGGACAGAACCCTCGCCGCCCCCTTCAGCAACCCGGGAGTCCGAGGAGGGACTTCCCTGCCCCGGCTGCTGCCTTGGCCCCTTCAGCTTTGGCTTCCTGTCCATGTGCCCCCGCCCCGCACCGGCTGTTGCCCGCTACCGCAACCTGAACTGTGAGGCGGGCAGTCTCCTCTGCCACCGAGGGCACCATGCCAAGCCACCCACACCCAGCCTGCAGCTGCCTGGGGCACGCTCTTAG
- the CD72 gene encoding B-cell differentiation antigen CD72, with protein sequence MAEAITYADLRFVKAPLKKSVSSRLGQDLESDEDGELTYENVQVPPGPGGPLSLASSGLGGKAGVQSEQAAAAWSSVTSPAARQILPCHAACLQYLLLGLLLTCLLLGVAAICLGVRYLQVSQQLQQMNRVLEATNSSLRQQLHLKITQLGQREEDLQGSRRELAQSQETLQVEQKVCQATKEQLQACESDGEKTKEDLRNKEAQRMDLEQRLHSVRDTLKPIYTCPSPDACCPVGWILDGRSCFYFSVTERSWDKSQHHCKSLSSDLATFDLTYMYATNSLQRVLAQGGSLESYWIGLRYSNRWEWIDGKRIYYGLSSHGQNQRCARTKRTWSNLQAENCHTSLPSICERAAFKNPDMDQSWR encoded by the exons ATGGCTGAGGCCATCACCTATGCAGACCTGCGGTTTGTGAAGGCTCCCCTGAAGAAGAGTGTCTCCAGCCGGCTAGGACAAG aCCTAGAGTCCGACGAGGATGGGGAACTCACCTATGAGAATGTGCAAGTGCCTCCCGGCCCAGGGGGGCCGTTGAGTTTGGCTTCCTCTGGATTAGGGGGGAAAGCAG GGGTCCAGTCAGAGCAGGCAGCTGCCGCCTGGAGCTCCGTGACGTCACCAGCTGCCAGGCAGATTCTCCCCT GCCATGCAGCCTGCTTGCAGTACCTCCTTCTGGGCCTGCTCCTCACCTGCCTGCTGTTGGGGGTGGCAGCCATCTGCCTGGGAGTGCGCT ATCTGCAGGTGTCCCAGCAGCTACAGCAGATGAACAGGGTTCTGGAGGCCACTAACAGCAGCTTGAGGCAGCAGCTGCACCTAAAGATAACCcagctggggcagagggaagaggatcTGCAGGGGTCCAGAAGGGAGCTGGCCCAGAGTCAGGAAACACTACAGGTGGAACAGAAGGTTTGCCAGGCTACCAAAGAGCAGTTGCAGGCCTGCGAGTCGGACGGGGAGAAGACAAAAGAGGACTTGAGAAATAAGGAAGCGCAGAGGATGGACTTGGAGCAGAGGCTGCACAGTGTGCGGGACACACTGAAGCCCATCTACACATGCCCCTCACCAG ATGCTTGCTGTCCCGTGGGATGGATACTGGATGGGAGAAGTTGCTTTTACTTCTCAGTTACTGAGAGAAGTTGGGATAAGAGCCAACACCATTGTAAATCTCTGTCCTCTGACCTGGCCACAtttgatctcacttacatgtatGCT ACCAACAGCCTCCAAAGGGTGTTGGCGCAAGGTGGTTCACTTGAATCATACTGGATTGGCCTCAGATATAGTAACCGCTGGGAGTGGATTGATGGTAAAAGAATCTATTATGG GCTTTCTAGTCATGGTCAAAACCAAAGATGTGCCAGGACAAAAAGGACATGGTCAAACCTGCAGGCAGAGAACTGTCATACTTCTCTTCCCTCCATCTGTGAGAGGGCAGCTTTCAAGAATCCAGACATGGACCAGTCTTGGCGCTGA
- the SIT1 gene encoding signaling threshold-regulating transmembrane adapter 1 translates to MLAVLASTLAVQSRSDNCTDTDRLAPGIPSLTEGSVLWALLGAVTLLLLISLAVHLSQWTSGRSKNHLGNGRSGESVEDVPLYGNLHYLQTGRLSQEPGPDQQDPTPGGPARAAEEVMCYTSLQLRPPQGRIPSPGSPIKYSEVVLDSEPKPQASGPEPELYASVCAQTRRARASFPDQAYANSQPAPS, encoded by the exons ATGCTTGCAGTTCTGGCTTCCACATTAGCAGTCCAGAGCAGAAGTGACAATTGCACGGATACGGATCGGCTAGCACCTG GAATCCCCTCTTTGACCGAGGGCTCGGTACTGTGGGCCCTCTTAGGAGCTGTGACACTGCTGCTTCTCATCTCATTGGCTGTGCACTTGTCCCAGTGGACTAGTGGCCGGAGCAAGAACCATCTGGGAAACGGACG CTCTGGAGAGTCTGTGGAAGATGTCCCTCTGTATGGGAACCTACATTATCTGCAGACAG GACGGCTGTCTCAAGAACCAGGGCCAGACCAACAGGATCCAACACCTGGAGGCCCCGCCAGG GCTGCAGAGGAGGTGATGTGCTACACTAGCCTGCAGCTGCGGCCTCCTCAGGGTCGGATCCCCAGCCCTGGAAGCCCCATCAAGTACTCGGAGGTGGTGCTGGATTCTGAGCCAAAGCCCCAGGCGTCGGGCCCCGAGCCGGAGCTCTACGCCTCAGTGTGTGCCCAGACCCGCAGAGCCCGGGCTTCCTTTCCAGACCAGGCCTACGCCAACAGCCAGCCCGCACCCAGCTGA